One stretch of Eretmochelys imbricata isolate rEreImb1 chromosome 1, rEreImb1.hap1, whole genome shotgun sequence DNA includes these proteins:
- the LOC144264023 gene encoding P2Y purinoceptor 8-like, whose product MPTNTSQLDDETMAMLQNRAIAITLPAVYSLVALISIPGNLFSLWVLCCHIKPKTPSVIFMINLSITDLTLACCFPFQIVYHIKNNNWIFGKSLCSLVTVMFYSNMYSSILTMTCISIERFLGVVYPMKLVKWRRKRYALAACLGMWAVLLLALYPLASTDLTYEVKPLGIITCFDVLKWDMLPNVIAWATFLLTLFVLFFLIPFIVTVACYIGTIRKLIQTSSRSGSRQKTRSIYLAAIVLLVFITCFAPNNFILLVHMISRLFFHKSLYPAYKLTLCLSCLNICIDPFIYYFASKEFYQKFMQVIGHKVLLTDSLETRRESLFSGRTMSARSMSSGPMEGLDGVKVCLQRQESVF is encoded by the coding sequence ATGCCTACAAATACATCCCAACTGGATGATGAAACAATGGCCATGCTTCAGAACAGAGCTATTGCAATCACCCTCCCAGCTGTGTACTCCTTGGTGGCCCTCATCAGCATCCCTGGGAATCTGTTCTCGCTTTGGGTGCTCTGCTGCCATATCAAACCCAAGACACCCTCAGTTATCTTCATGATTAACCTTAGCATCACAGACCTCACACTGGCTTGCTGCTTTCCCTTCCAGATTGTCTATCACATCAAGAACAACAACTGGATCTTTGGTAAGAGCCTTTGCAGCTTAGTCACAGTGATGTTCTACTCAAACATGTATTCTTCCATACTCACCATGACCTGCATTAGCATAGAGCGGTTCTTGGGAGTGGTGTATCCAATGAAGTTAGTCAAGTGGAGAAGAAAGAGATATGCACTTGCTGCCTGCTTGGGCATGTGGGCCGTTTTGCTGTTGGCCCTATACCCACTGGCAAGCACAGATCTGACCTATGAAGTAAAACCACTAGGGATCATAACTTGTTTCGATGTGCTCAAATGGGACATGCTGCCCAATGTTATAGCATGGGCAACCTTTCTTCTGACGCTGTTTGTTCTTTTCTTCCTGATCCCATTCATAGTGACAGTAGCCTGCTACATTGGCACTATTCGGAAGCTCATTCAGACCTCTAGCAGATCCGGTAGCAGGCAGAAGACTAGGTCTATTTACCTGGCTGCAATTGTCCTCTTGGTATTCATCACTTGCTTCGCCCCTAATAACTTTATTCTACTTGTGCACATGATCAGCCGTCTCTTTTTCCACAAGAGTTTATACCCTGCTTACAAGCTCACCCTATGCCTCAGTTGCCTGAACATCTGTATAGATCCATTCATTTACTATTTTGCATCCAAAGAATTTTATCAGAAATTCATGCAGGTAATAGGTCATAAGGTACTGCTCACTGACAGTCTGGAGACCAGAAGAGAAAGCTTATTCTCTGGCAGGACAATGTCGGCCAGGTCAATGTCAAGTGGGCCTATGGAAGGGTTAGATGGAGTTAAGGTATGTTTGCAAAGGCAAGAAAGTGTTTTTTAA